Proteins from a single region of Tumebacillus amylolyticus:
- a CDS encoding aminotransferase class IV produces MYVCLNGEILPIERANVSVLDHGFLYGAGLFETMRTVGGRPMFWDAHYLRLAESCQALQQKMPWSSDELHDLVFQTVRANELELDEAYVRLTVTRGPGQLGPSGKTCETPTLVIYVKPLVLPPAETYQRGRDLLLLETRRSTPETTVRVKSLNYLNSLLAYAELEARGGGEGIQLTHDGFVAEGAVSNLFFVVHGELWTPSAETGILPGVTRAWVLETVRERGIPTREHRFTLNDLTQATEAFTTSSVVGILPAVSIEKTPIYTGTPGPITQLLIRKWDRKLSQKVPAAKGLHNFLGS; encoded by the coding sequence ATGTACGTCTGTCTAAATGGAGAGATACTTCCTATTGAACGCGCAAACGTCTCCGTGCTCGACCACGGATTTTTATATGGAGCGGGGCTTTTTGAGACGATGCGCACGGTCGGTGGACGTCCGATGTTCTGGGACGCGCATTATCTGCGGCTGGCGGAGTCTTGTCAAGCTCTTCAGCAAAAAATGCCGTGGTCCTCTGACGAGCTCCACGACCTTGTCTTTCAAACCGTCCGCGCCAACGAGCTCGAACTTGACGAAGCCTACGTCCGCCTCACAGTCACACGCGGTCCAGGTCAACTAGGGCCGAGTGGCAAAACGTGCGAGACACCGACGCTCGTCATTTATGTGAAACCGTTGGTGTTGCCTCCCGCAGAAACCTACCAACGAGGTCGTGACCTGCTCCTCCTCGAAACACGCCGTAGTACGCCGGAAACAACTGTGCGCGTGAAGTCGCTGAACTACTTGAACTCCCTGCTTGCGTATGCAGAGCTTGAAGCTCGCGGCGGGGGAGAGGGCATTCAGTTGACGCACGACGGTTTTGTGGCGGAGGGTGCGGTGAGCAATCTATTTTTCGTCGTGCATGGTGAACTTTGGACACCGAGCGCTGAAACGGGGATCTTGCCCGGCGTCACACGCGCTTGGGTGCTGGAAACCGTCCGTGAACGCGGCATCCCGACTCGGGAACATCGCTTCACGCTCAACGATCTCACCCAAGCTACGGAAGCCTTCACCACCTCTTCGGTCGTCGGAATTCTGCCTGCCGTCTCTATAGAGAAAACTCCGATCTACACCGGAACGCCCGGCCCGATTACGCAACTTCTGATCAGAAAGTGGGACCGGAAACTCTCCCAAAAGGTACCTGCCGCAAAAGGGTTGCATAACTTCCTAGGCTCGTGA
- the pabA gene encoding aminodeoxychorismate/anthranilate synthase component II, which produces MILMIDNYDSFVYNLVQYLTEMGHELLVRRNDEITIAEIEALNPRVLVISPGPCSPNEAGISLEAIRHFAGRIPVLGVCLGHQAIAQAFGGKVVHAERLMHGKTSPVHHDARTIFHELGSPLTACRYHSLIVERETLPDCFEISAWTAEGEIMGIRHRELAVEGVQFHPEAILTEHGKLMLRNFIEQAGLVCTSV; this is translated from the coding sequence GTGATTCTCATGATTGATAACTACGACAGTTTCGTCTACAACCTCGTCCAATATCTCACCGAAATGGGCCATGAGCTGCTCGTTCGGCGCAACGACGAGATTACCATCGCTGAAATCGAAGCTCTCAACCCCCGCGTGCTCGTGATCTCGCCGGGGCCTTGTTCGCCCAATGAAGCGGGCATTTCCTTAGAAGCGATCCGTCACTTTGCCGGGCGAATTCCCGTGCTCGGCGTCTGCCTCGGGCACCAAGCCATCGCGCAGGCGTTCGGCGGGAAGGTTGTGCATGCCGAGCGTTTGATGCATGGAAAAACATCGCCGGTGCATCACGACGCACGGACGATTTTTCACGAGTTGGGGAGTCCGTTGACCGCTTGCCGGTATCATTCCTTGATCGTGGAGCGCGAGACGTTGCCGGACTGCTTTGAAATTTCTGCGTGGACCGCAGAGGGCGAGATTATGGGGATTCGCCATCGCGAGCTCGCCGTGGAGGGTGTTCAGTTCCACCCGGAAGCGATCCTCACCGAACATGGCAAACTCATGCTGCGCAATTTCATCGAACAGGCGGGGCTCGTATGTACGTCTGTCTAA